gtggtTGAGCATGTCTCTGAAGACCCGGACTACGAGGTTTTCCTCCAGAAGCTTGAGAACGCCAAGGACAGCAATGGCAAGCCCGCTCCTCGCTATGCTATCTACGACGTGGAGTATGACctgggtgagggtgagggccAGAGGTATACATTCACTAGTTCCCCCATTGGAATGTGCTTGGCTGACAATTTTGCCACCTGTAGAAGCAAGATCCTTTTCATCTCTTGGGTGCCTGAAGGTACCTCCACTATCGTATGTATCCGCCTGAAACCGTTGATCCCGAAGCGAGTTGCTCACACAGAACACTAGTGGTCCATGATCTACGCCAGCACCCGGGAGGTTCTGAAGAACGCCCTTAACGTCCACACATCCATTCACGCCGATGACAAGGGTGATCTCGCGTGGAAGGCTGTCGTCGCCGAGGCCAGCGGTGGTAAGGCCAAATAAACGAATGGCGACGGCTGGGTCCGGGCCAAAATGTGATGGCGTGGGTTTTCGCACTGCACAGCCTTTCTTTGGTTTTG
Above is a window of Aspergillus puulaauensis MK2 DNA, chromosome 2, nearly complete sequence DNA encoding:
- a CDS encoding actin-binding ADF family protein (COG:Z;~EggNog:ENOG410PQ05;~InterPro:IPR029006,IPR017904,IPR002108;~PFAM:PF00241;~go_component: GO:0015629 - actin cytoskeleton [Evidence IEA];~go_function: GO:0003779 - actin binding [Evidence IEA];~go_process: GO:0030042 - actin filament depolymerization [Evidence IEA]) — its product is MSLASGVSIQDECLTAFNNLRMTGGTKGAKPKFIIYKISDNKKEVVVEHVSEDPDYEVFLQKLENAKDSNGKPAPRYAIYDVEYDLGEGEGQRSKILFISWVPEGTSTIWSMIYASTREVLKNALNVHTSIHADDKGDLAWKAVVAEASGGKAK